The following DNA comes from Sphingobacteriales bacterium.
TCAGGCTCGACAAAATGGATATTCCGGTATTGGGAATTATCGAAAACATGTCTTACTTTACCCCTGCCGAGTTGCCTCAAAACAAATATTTTATCTTCGGCAAAGGAGGAGGGGAAATTCTGGCAAAACAATATAAAGTACCACTTCTGGCTCAATTACCACTTGTTGCCGGTGTAACACAGGAATCAGACACAGGTGTTCCCGCTATCATGAGCAAACAGGCTGACATCATCAGGCCGGAATTTGAAAAACTTGCCCGTAAACTGGCTCAAAACATTGCTATCAGAACAGCTTTAAAATAAACAGCATGAGTAAAAAAGCACTCTTCCCGGGTTCATTTGATCCGATAACTCTGGGACATTTTGATATTATCATCAGGGCTTCTGCACTGTTTGACAAGCTGATTGTCGGGATTGGCAGTAACTCGACCAAGCCCCGATTTTTCAGCCTCGAAAAAAGCCTCGATATGATTAAAGCTGTTTTTGAAGATTACGAAAATATTGAAGTAATCAGCTACGACAATCTGACCGTTGAGCTTTGCCAGAACATGAATATCAGTTACATCGTCAGAGGGATCAGAAACATCAGCGATTTTGAATTTGAACGTTCACTGGCATCCATGAACAGGGGTTTAAATCCGGCTATTGAAACCATTTTCTTTGATTCAAAGCCTGAATATCTTCCCATCAGCTCAACCATTGTAAGAGAAATTTACCGAAACGGTGGAGATGTATCAGCTTTTCTGCCTCAGAAAGCCCTGAGTTTTATCTGATATATTCTTTAACGGGCATTTTTCAGTACCTGATTGATTTTCTGACAGGCCAGTTTAATTTCTTCAGTGCTGATGGTCAAAGGTGGTATTAT
Coding sequences within:
- the coaD gene encoding pantetheine-phosphate adenylyltransferase; the protein is MSKKALFPGSFDPITLGHFDIIIRASALFDKLIVGIGSNSTKPRFFSLEKSLDMIKAVFEDYENIEVISYDNLTVELCQNMNISYIVRGIRNISDFEFERSLASMNRGLNPAIETIFFDSKPEYLPISSTIVREIYRNGGDVSAFLPQKALSFI